The DNA region CCTCGGCCCGCCAATCGGCGAAGGGGCGGGCGACATGCGCCTCGATCTCTCCCACGGGCAGCGAATAGAAAATCGCGGCGAGGGGCGACTGCGGCGCATCGGCCATGGTGCCCACGGGCAGGACCCCAAGCATCCGGCTGGCCTTTCGGTAGCGTTGTGTCAGACGGGTCTGGGCGAAAGGCGCGCTTTCGGGCCAAGGCACCGTAGCCCAGACCGCGCCATAGGGCAGCGGACGGGCGGAGAGCGGCGACAGGGCAGAGCCCGCGCCAAGGGCATCAATGATCAGGTCGAACGGCCCCGTCTGCGTGCCATTGATCCACAGGCACTGGCCATCGCGCCCGGCTACGGGGCTGGACGGCACAATCTGCGCCCCCGCCCGCAGCGCCGCATCATGGAGCGCCGTGAACAACGCCGCCCGGTGGATGCCGAGGCCCTGACGGTCCTGCGTTTTGCCGTAGGAGACCGACAGGACCGTTTTGCCGCTGTCGGCCTCATCCCCAAACATGTGCTGGATGGGGGTGCCGCGCAGATCCACCTCCGCCGCCGCCCCACAGGCCCGCAGCACGTCCAGACCCACGGGCTGGATCACCAGGCCGGAGCCCACCGGGCGCGGCGCGTCGAACTGGTCGAACACGGTGACGGTATGCCCGTCCCCCGCCAGCAGCGCCGCCGCCGCCAATCCGCCGATCCCGGCCCCGGCAATTCCAATATTCAGTTTCATAACCGGCACCTTAGCGTCCTGTCCCGGCGCGCCCATGCGACCCGGCGTCCGGGTGGCGGGAAACCTCGCCTTGCGGGGGGCAATCGTGCTGTGGTTCTGTGGTGTCAGCCCGTTCCGCTCAAGGACCCTTTCGATGAAACTCTCTGACCTCACGACCCTGTCCAAGATTGCCGTCGGCCTGGCGGTCGCGGCGTTCGTTCTCAGCTTCCAGATGACCAACACCAGTTCGGTCAACGGGGTGACAACCTGCAGCTTCATCGACTACGGCAAGCTGGTCTTCGGCGGCCTCGCGGTCATGGTCGGCGGCCTTGGAGAGGTCGCGGCCCTGCGCATGGGGGAGGCGCGGATCGCGAACCTGATCGCGTCGGGCGGGGCGTCCATTGCCGGGATCATCGCCATCCTCATGGGTCTGGGCGTCATCGGCGGGCCGTGCTGACCGCGTGCCCCCTTTGACCTCCGCCGGACGGGCCGCTATAGGGGTCCCCATGGTACGGCAATTCGGCATGTTCATACGAATTAGCACCCCGGCGCTCTGACCAGAGACGCCGGGATTTTTTGCGGCGTCTTGGCGCTCTGACCCAGCGACACCGGGATTTCCGCGGCGTGCTGGCGCTCTGACCCAGACCTGCCGGGGGTTTCGCGGCGTCTTGGGGCTTGAGCCTCCGCGCCGCCCTGCTACACCCCCCATAACGCGAGACCGTGACATCCGAATTTAAGGAGCGCCTGCCATGTGCGCCGACATCCCATCAAATGCGCCCGTTTCGGGCGACACATCCGTGGACTACAAGTCTACCCTGAACCTGCCCAAGACCGATTTCCCGATGCGCGCGGGCCTGCCCAAACGCGAGCCCGACTGGCTGGCCCGGTGGGACAAGATGGGCATCTATGACCTGTTGCGCGACAAGGCCGCGGGGCGAGAGCCCTTCACGCTGCATGACGGCCCCCCCTATGCCAACGGCCACCTGCATATCGGCCACGCGCTGAACAAGACGATCAAGGATATCATCGTGCGGTCCCATCAGATGATGGGCCGTGACGCGCGCTATATCCCCGGCTGGGACTGCCACGGTCTGCCCATCGAGTGGAAGATCGAGGAGCAATACCGCAAGAAGGGGAAGAACAAGGACGACGTGGATATCGTCGATTTCCGGCAGGAGTGTCGCAAGTTCGCGGAGCATTGGGTCGACATCCAGCGCGACGAGTTCAAACGCCTCGGCGTGACGGGGACATGGGACAAGCCGTACCTGACGATGGATTTCCGCGCCGAGCGGATCATCGCGGAGGAATTCCAGAAATTCCTGATGAACGGGACGCTCTATCAAGGCAGCAAGCCGGTGATGTGGTCGCCGATCGAACAGACGGCGCTGGCCGAGGCGGAGGTGGAATACCACGACAAGGACAGTTTCACGATCTGGGTGAAGTTCCGGGTTCTGATCAACGCGACCACGCCTGTTGTGGAGGGCGATGTCGGGCTGGTCGAGCCGCTTAGCGATCTGGACGGCGCGCAAGTTGTGATCTGGACGACGACGCCCTGGACGATCCCGTCCAACAAGGCCGTCGCGTTTGGTAAAGACATCGCCTACGGCCTCTATGAGGTCACGGCGACGCCCGATGAATGTTGGGCCGGCGCGGGCGACCGGTTTGTCCTTGCAGATACCCGTGCCGCTGACGTCATGGCGCGCGCACGGCTGGAGGACGGCCAGTGGACCCGTTTGCGCGATGTGACGACGGCAGAGCTTGAGGCGATCTCTCTGGCGCATCCGTTGGCGGGGGCGGAGGGGTCTGGCGGCGAATGGGATGATCCGCGCGATTTCCGCCATGGCGATTTCGTCTCCGACGAAGAGGGCACCGGGTTTGTGCATTGCGCGCCCTCCCACGGGATGGAGGAATATGAGCTCTACCGCGATCTGGGCATGTTGGAGCAGGTGATCACCTACAACGTGCTGGACGACGGCTCTTTCCGCCCCGACCTGCCGTTTTTCGGCGGCAAATACATCCTGTCGCGCAAGGGCGGTGAGGGCGATGCCAACAAGGCCGTCATCGACAAGCTGGTGGAGGTCGGCGGGCTTCTGGCGCGGGGCAAGATCCACCATTCTTATCCGCATTCCTGGCGCTCCAAGGCACCGATCATCTACCGCAACACGCCGCAATGGTTCGCCGCCATCGACAAGCCCATGTCCATCGGCACGGATGACTTCACCATCCGCGACCGGGCGTTGTCCGAGATCGACCGCGTCAACTGGACGCCGAAATCGGGCCGCAACCGCCTGCATTCAATGATGGAAGCGCGCCCCGACTGGGTCCTGTCGCGCCAGCGGGCGTGGGGCGTTCCGCTGACGTGTTTCACCAAAAAGGGCGCGCTGCCCACCGAGCCGGACTACCTGTTGCGCAATGAGGCGGTGAACGCCCGCGTGCTGGACGCGTTCGAGGCCGAGGGCGCAGATGCCTGGTACAAGCCCGGCGCGAAGGAGCGCTTCCTGGGCAATGATGTGGACCCCGACGCCTATGATCAGGTGTTCGACATTCTTGACGTGTGGTTCGATAGCGGATCCACCCACGCTTTCGTGCTGCGCGACCGCGAGGACGGGACCGAGGACGGCATCGCCGATGTCTATATGGAGGGCACCGACCAGCACCGCGGGTGGTTCCATTCCTCGCTGCTGCAATCGGTCGGCACGCAGGGGCGCGCGCCCTATCGCAATGTCGTCACCCACGGATTTACGCTGGATGAGAAGGGCCTGAAAATGTCCAAATCCATCGGCAATACCATCGTGCCGGAGGAAGTGATCAAGCAATACGGCGCGGATATCCTGCGCCTGTGGGTGGCCCAGACCGACTACACCGCCGACCAGCGGATCGGGCCGGAGATCCTGAAGGGAACGGCGGATTCGTACCGCCGGCTGCGCAATACGATGCGGTTCATGTTGGGCTCGCTTTCGGATTTCTCCGAGGCCGACCGCGTGGACCCGGCGGATATGCCGGAGTTGGAGCGGTGGGTCCTGCACCGGGTCGCCGAATTGGACGCTCTCGTGCGCGACGGCTACGCCAAGTTCGACTTTCAGGGCGTGTTCCAGTCGGTCTTCACCTTTGCCACCGGGGACCTTTCGGCCTTCTACTTCGATATCCGCAAGGACGCGCTCTATTGCGATGGCGACACCGACCGCCGCCGTGCCGCGCGCACGGTGTTGGATATCCTGTTCCACCGCCTGACCACCTGGCTCGCGCCGATTTTGGTGTTCACGATGGAAGAGGTCTGGCTGGAGCGCTTCCCCGGCGATGACAGCTCGGTGCATCTGGAAGACATCCCCGAGACGCCGTCTGAATGGCGCGACGAGGAATTGGCCGCCAAGTGGGCCAAGATCCGCGGCGCGCGCCGGGTGGTGACTGCCGCGTTGGAGGTGCAGCGCCGGGACAAGGTGATCGGGGCCTCACTGGAGGCCGCGCCGATTGTCCACGTGGCCGATGCGGATGTCCTGACAACCCTGCAAAGCGTGCCCTTTGAAGATGTCGCGATCACGTCGGATATCGTCCTGCAGGAGGGCACGGGGGGCGCATTCACCTTGCCTGATGTGGGCGGCATTTCCGTCGATTTCGCGAAGGCCCAGGGCGAAAAGTGCCAGCGCTGCTGGAAGATTCTGCCGGATGTGGGCCAGCACAGCCATGCGGGTGTCTGCGGTCGTTGCGACGGGGCCTTGAACGACGCATAGAGATGACGGGACCGAGGGGCCAGCCCCTCCCGCTCCCCGGAGTTTTAGGGCCAAGATGAAAGAGCGGGCGCATCGGGCTTGGGTTTCGTCTGGATTGGCCTAGGTTTGCGACATTCACAGGAGATGAGCATGGCACGACAGGAAGAATACACGCCCCCGAAAGTCTGGACCTGGGACGCGGAGAATGGCGGGGCCTGGGCGTCGCTCAACCGCCCCATCGCGGGGGCCACCCACGACAAGGACCTGCCCGTGGGCGAGCATCCGTTCCAGCTCTACTCCCTTGGCACGCCCAATGGCGTGAAGGTGACCGTTCTGTTTGAAGAGATGCTGGAGGCGGGCATTTCAGAGGCCGAATATGACGCCTGGCTGATCAGGATCGGGGATGGCGACCAGTTCGGCAGCGGGTTCGTGGAGGCCAACCCGAACTCCAAGATCCCCGCGATGTGGGACCGCTCCGGCCCCAAGCCCGTCCGGGTGTTCGAAAGCGTCGCGATCATGATGCATCTGGCCGAGAAATTCGACGCCTTCTTGGGGCCTGCGTCGGCGCGGGCCGAATTGCTGTCCTGGCTGATGTGGCAGATGGGCAGCGCGCCGTTTTTGGGCGGCGGCTTCGGGCATTTCTACGCCTATGCCCCCTACCCGATGGAATATCCGATCAACCGCTATGCGATGGAAACCAAGCGGCAGATGGATGTGCTGGACAAGCATCTGGCGGAGAATGAATGGATGGTGGGCGGTGAATACACCATCGCCGACATGGCGATCTGGCCGTGGTACGGGCGCACGGTGATGGGCGAGAGCTATGACGCCGGAGAGTTCCTGAGCGTGCATGAGTACAAGCACTTGCTGGCCTGGGCCGAGCGCATTGATGCACGCCCCGGCGCGACACGGGGACGGATGGTCAACAAGACCTCCGGCGATCCGGCTGAGCAATTGTGGGAACGGCATTCAGCGGACGATTTTCTGACCAAGACCCAGGACAAGATCGGTGACGCGTCCTGACAGGTGGCGGCGGGAGCAGTCCCGGCCCAGGGCAAGGTGAGCTTCGTGGCGACAGATGACGAGATTGCCGTCGCGCTGCTGGATCTGGCGGCGCGGCGCGGGGTGGGCAAGAGCTTCTGCCCCTCCGAAGTTGCGCGGGCGTTGGCGGAGGATTGGCGGCCCCTGATGCCGGACGTGCGCCGCGTGGCGGCAGGTTTGCCTCTGGTCGCGACCCAACGGGGGACGTTGGTTGATCCGCTCACCGCGCGCGGGCCGATCCGTCTTGCGCAGGATCCGGGTTGATCGGAGAGGCCTCGCGGCGCAGGGTTCGGGCATGAGCAGGATATCCGTTGAAACACCAATCGGCCCGGTCTGGGTGGAAGCGCAGGACGGGGCGATCATCGGCGCTGGATGGGGGGCCGTTGAGAGCCCCGGCGACAGCGATCTTCTGCGTCAGACAGCGGCCGAATTGCGGGGTTACTTCGACGGCACATTGCAGCGCTTCACGGTGCCAAT from Jannaschia sp. CCS1 includes:
- a CDS encoding FAD-dependent oxidoreductase, whose translation is MKLNIGIAGAGIGGLAAAALLAGDGHTVTVFDQFDAPRPVGSGLVIQPVGLDVLRACGAAAEVDLRGTPIQHMFGDEADSGKTVLSVSYGKTQDRQGLGIHRAALFTALHDAALRAGAQIVPSSPVAGRDGQCLWINGTQTGPFDLIIDALGAGSALSPLSARPLPYGAVWATVPWPESAPFAQTRLTQRYRKASRMLGVLPVGTMADAPQSPLAAIFYSLPVGEIEAHVARPFADWRAEATRLWPEFSAYLPDSLGHRDFTPARYTHGSLRRPYGEGIVHIGDAAHRASPQLGQGANMALLDARALQLAMRRDRGEEALRAYASARRYHVMLYQAFSAAFTPQYQSDSTALPLLRDRVLAPLSQTWPLPRVLTRLVCGDLVPTMASLTPRGRRDRGVLEGLTKG
- the ileS gene encoding isoleucine--tRNA ligase, with product MCADIPSNAPVSGDTSVDYKSTLNLPKTDFPMRAGLPKREPDWLARWDKMGIYDLLRDKAAGREPFTLHDGPPYANGHLHIGHALNKTIKDIIVRSHQMMGRDARYIPGWDCHGLPIEWKIEEQYRKKGKNKDDVDIVDFRQECRKFAEHWVDIQRDEFKRLGVTGTWDKPYLTMDFRAERIIAEEFQKFLMNGTLYQGSKPVMWSPIEQTALAEAEVEYHDKDSFTIWVKFRVLINATTPVVEGDVGLVEPLSDLDGAQVVIWTTTPWTIPSNKAVAFGKDIAYGLYEVTATPDECWAGAGDRFVLADTRAADVMARARLEDGQWTRLRDVTTAELEAISLAHPLAGAEGSGGEWDDPRDFRHGDFVSDEEGTGFVHCAPSHGMEEYELYRDLGMLEQVITYNVLDDGSFRPDLPFFGGKYILSRKGGEGDANKAVIDKLVEVGGLLARGKIHHSYPHSWRSKAPIIYRNTPQWFAAIDKPMSIGTDDFTIRDRALSEIDRVNWTPKSGRNRLHSMMEARPDWVLSRQRAWGVPLTCFTKKGALPTEPDYLLRNEAVNARVLDAFEAEGADAWYKPGAKERFLGNDVDPDAYDQVFDILDVWFDSGSTHAFVLRDREDGTEDGIADVYMEGTDQHRGWFHSSLLQSVGTQGRAPYRNVVTHGFTLDEKGLKMSKSIGNTIVPEEVIKQYGADILRLWVAQTDYTADQRIGPEILKGTADSYRRLRNTMRFMLGSLSDFSEADRVDPADMPELERWVLHRVAELDALVRDGYAKFDFQGVFQSVFTFATGDLSAFYFDIRKDALYCDGDTDRRRAARTVLDILFHRLTTWLAPILVFTMEEVWLERFPGDDSSVHLEDIPETPSEWRDEELAAKWAKIRGARRVVTAALEVQRRDKVIGASLEAAPIVHVADADVLTTLQSVPFEDVAITSDIVLQEGTGGAFTLPDVGGISVDFAKAQGEKCQRCWKILPDVGQHSHAGVCGRCDGALNDA
- the yghU gene encoding glutathione-dependent disulfide-bond oxidoreductase, with amino-acid sequence MARQEEYTPPKVWTWDAENGGAWASLNRPIAGATHDKDLPVGEHPFQLYSLGTPNGVKVTVLFEEMLEAGISEAEYDAWLIRIGDGDQFGSGFVEANPNSKIPAMWDRSGPKPVRVFESVAIMMHLAEKFDAFLGPASARAELLSWLMWQMGSAPFLGGGFGHFYAYAPYPMEYPINRYAMETKRQMDVLDKHLAENEWMVGGEYTIADMAIWPWYGRTVMGESYDAGEFLSVHEYKHLLAWAERIDARPGATRGRMVNKTSGDPAEQLWERHSADDFLTKTQDKIGDAS
- a CDS encoding DUF3253 domain-containing protein — encoded protein: MATDDEIAVALLDLAARRGVGKSFCPSEVARALAEDWRPLMPDVRRVAAGLPLVATQRGTLVDPLTARGPIRLAQDPG